Genomic window (Acinonyx jubatus isolate Ajub_Pintada_27869175 chromosome B1, VMU_Ajub_asm_v1.0, whole genome shotgun sequence):
ATCAAtcgtttattcctttttattattgagtagtattccattgtgtattgaTCCATTCACCAATTGCTGCATGGGGTATTTCTAGTTTGCAGCTACTACACATAAAAGTattgtgaacattcatgtacaaggcTTTGGGTGAAcatatgctttcctttctcttgggtaaataccctggAGAGTAATGACTGGGTTGTAAGGTAGatgtatgtttaattttcaaGCAACTGTTAAACTGCTTTCTGAATTGCTGTACCATTGTACAAATCAACCAGGAGTGTATGTGAGTGTTGGTTCTCCCTGTCCTTGTCACAACTTTTAGCAATTCTAAAAGGTATGCAGTATtatttcattgtggttgtgaCTTAGAGCTCCCTAATTACTAATTATATGTAGCgttttttcatgtacttatttgccaCCCATATATTATATTTGGTGAAGTGTCTCTTCAAAACTTTTGTCCATTGTATTAGTATTCTGGTGCTGCATAACAAAAAGTACATACTTATTATCTCATGAATTCTGTGGGTAAGGAGTCTGGGCACAGTTTAGCTGAGTCCTCTGTTGAGGATCTCCCCAGGCTGCAAACATGGTGTCTTTCTGGCTGATTTCTCATCTGGTGGCTTGATTACAGGAGAATCTACAATCCGGCTTATCAGGTTGTTGGCAGGACTCGTTTCCTTGCAGCTGTATGACTGGGACCCCAGGTTATTACTAGCTGTCTCATCTGGAGTCTACTCTTACCTCTAGAGGCTCCCTGCAGGTCCTTGCCATGTGGCTCTCTCTGAGGCAGTTCAAAACATGGCTTTTTGCTTCTTCAGGAAGCCAGTAGGTGAATTTGTCTCTCTTCTGTCTGCCAAAATGGAGTTTTATGTAACATAAGGTAATCAGGGGAGTGACATCTCATCACCTTTGCCATAATCTATTGGTTAAAAACAAGTCATAGGTTCTACTTGTACTCAGGGGAGGCATTTATACAAGGATATGACTTATTGGGGATCACCCTGGGGTGTGCTCaagattcattattttatttggttgtctatcttttattattgaatttgagagttctttatattttctggatgtatttttttttaaggtctcaCATATTTATTACTGAACTAACCTACTGGTGCAGAAGCATAGTtacagagaaaaatcatttccCCAATGAAACATGTCTACTGTGCAGGTAGTAATGATGTTTACAGAGTGATAGGATATGAGCATGTGACCTTCATGCAGCCTAAATATGTGTGTCATCTCATGTGTAATCCCTTACAGACCCTGCTTGGTTCTTTTCCAATGCCTCCTCTTGGAGTTGTACCTGATTTTATTACCAGTTTTCATCTGAATCCACTGGGAAATGGGACGATTCTGCTTTTGTCTCTTGGCCAGGAATCCCTTGATTCTAAAAGTCTCATGAGAAAACATGATGAGGAACAGTCAATCGCACACACAATaatggcagagaaaaagagagatctggaggtatgtttttaaattaaatatagggatgcctgggtggctcagtcagttaagcatccaactcttgatccctgctcaggtcttgatctcagggttgtgagttgaagccccat
Coding sequences:
- the LOC106981103 gene encoding 60S ribosomal protein L39-like, coding for MFSHETFRIKGFLAKRQKQNRPISQWIQMKTGNKIRYNSKRRHWKRTKQGL